The Streptomyces sp. Mut1 genome window below encodes:
- a CDS encoding LacI family DNA-binding transcriptional regulator, which produces MSRSVSRTVGIKDVARTAGVSVGTVSNVINRPDRVGTETRNKVLSAIEQLGYVRSESARQLRAGESRIMGLIVLDMGNPFFVDVARGAERTARDKGLGVMVCNSAQNQSDEAEYLSLFAEQRVRGVLLTPADASGRNIETFRRSGIPFVLVDRVGDDPDTCSVSVDDVQGGTLAVRHLLEAGHTSIAYVSGPRTLSQVRDRRTGALHALREAGHTPDALREVTTERLDVSAGRDAGARLLGLAHRPTAVFCANDLLALGVLQAMYSAGLSVPEDIAIVGYDDIEFAAAAAVPLTSVRQPAVAMGTLAAELLLEETDGDAHEHRRVVLQPELVVRRSSLVASRPRRT; this is translated from the coding sequence ATGTCCCGCTCGGTATCTCGGACGGTTGGAATCAAGGATGTGGCGCGGACGGCCGGTGTGTCCGTCGGCACAGTCTCCAACGTGATCAACCGCCCCGACAGGGTCGGCACCGAGACGCGGAACAAAGTGCTGTCCGCCATCGAGCAACTCGGCTACGTACGCAGCGAATCGGCACGTCAGCTACGGGCCGGCGAGAGCCGCATCATGGGCCTGATCGTCCTCGACATGGGCAACCCCTTCTTCGTGGACGTCGCCCGCGGCGCCGAGCGCACCGCACGGGACAAAGGGCTCGGCGTCATGGTCTGCAACAGCGCACAGAATCAGAGTGACGAGGCGGAATACCTCTCCCTCTTCGCCGAGCAGCGGGTCCGCGGGGTCCTCCTGACACCGGCCGACGCCAGCGGACGCAACATCGAGACCTTCCGCCGCTCCGGCATCCCCTTCGTACTCGTGGACCGGGTGGGGGACGACCCCGACACCTGCTCCGTCTCGGTGGACGACGTACAGGGCGGCACCCTCGCCGTGCGCCACCTCCTGGAGGCCGGACACACCTCGATCGCGTACGTCAGCGGCCCGAGGACACTGAGCCAGGTCAGGGACCGGCGCACCGGGGCACTCCACGCGCTGCGCGAGGCCGGCCACACCCCCGACGCCCTGCGGGAGGTGACCACCGAGCGGCTCGATGTCTCCGCCGGCCGCGACGCGGGCGCCAGGCTCCTGGGCCTCGCACACCGGCCGACAGCGGTGTTCTGCGCGAACGACCTGCTGGCACTGGGTGTACTCCAGGCGATGTACTCGGCGGGCCTGAGCGTTCCCGAGGACATCGCGATCGTGGGATACGACGACATCGAATTCGCTGCCGCGGCGGCTGTTCCACTCACCTCGGTCCGGCAGCCGGCGGTGGCGATGGGCACGCTCGCCGCGGAACTGCTGCTGGAGGAGACGGATGGCGACGCGCACGAGCACCGCAGGGTGGTACTCCAACCCGAACTGGTGGTCCGCAGATCCAGCCTCGTCGCCTCACGACCCCGCCGAACCTGA
- a CDS encoding sugar ABC transporter ATP-binding protein → MTHPEPERIPVLALEGVSKSFGAVRALREVSLRLYAGEAHALAGENGAGKSTLIKTLTGVHRPDSGSVLLDGAPVEFHGPADARDAGVAVIYQEPTLFPDLSIAENIFMGRQPRRSFGRVDHRAVKDATTALFHRLGVDLDPDRPARGLSIADQQLVEIAKALSFEARVLIMDEPTAALTGSEVARLFGVVETLREQGAAVLFISHRLEEIFGLCRHVTTLRDGARVASEPLDGLTEDDLVRRMVGRDLDELYPKQEAETGEVALSVRRLTREGVFTDISFEVRRGEIVGLAGLVGAGRSEVARAVFGVDRFDGGEVEVLGRTLEPGAPSLAMRAGLALVPEDRRAQGLVMDMSIERNIGLTGFADTSRAGLMNRGAERSRALDWSVRLQVKYAGLGDVVGTLSGGNQQKVVLAKWLATAPQVLIVDEPTRGIDVGTKAEVHRLLSALAADGVAVLMISSDLPEILGMADRVLVMYEGRLTAELPRAQANEESVMAAATGRTAPGGKAV, encoded by the coding sequence ATGACGCATCCAGAACCGGAGCGGATTCCGGTGCTCGCGCTGGAGGGGGTGAGCAAGTCCTTCGGCGCCGTGCGCGCCCTGCGCGAGGTGTCCCTGCGGCTGTACGCCGGTGAGGCGCATGCCCTCGCGGGTGAGAACGGCGCGGGAAAGTCGACCCTGATCAAAACCCTGACCGGGGTGCACCGCCCCGACAGCGGATCGGTCCTGCTCGACGGCGCTCCGGTGGAGTTCCACGGGCCGGCCGACGCCCGGGACGCGGGCGTCGCCGTCATCTACCAGGAACCGACCCTCTTCCCCGACCTGTCGATCGCCGAGAACATCTTCATGGGCCGGCAGCCACGGCGCTCGTTCGGCCGGGTCGATCACCGCGCGGTCAAGGACGCCACCACCGCCCTGTTCCACCGCCTCGGCGTCGACCTCGACCCGGACCGGCCCGCCCGCGGCCTGTCCATCGCCGACCAGCAACTGGTCGAGATCGCCAAGGCCCTGTCGTTCGAGGCCCGCGTCCTGATCATGGACGAGCCAACAGCCGCCCTCACCGGCAGCGAGGTCGCCCGCCTCTTCGGCGTCGTGGAGACACTGCGCGAACAAGGCGCGGCCGTGCTGTTCATCTCGCACCGCCTGGAGGAGATCTTCGGGCTGTGCCGGCACGTCACGACCCTGCGCGACGGCGCCCGGGTGGCGAGCGAACCGCTCGACGGCCTGACCGAGGACGACCTCGTGCGACGCATGGTCGGCCGCGACCTGGACGAGCTGTACCCGAAACAGGAAGCCGAAACCGGCGAGGTCGCGCTCAGCGTCCGCAGGCTGACCCGCGAAGGCGTCTTCACCGACATCTCCTTCGAAGTGCGGCGCGGCGAGATCGTCGGTCTCGCCGGCCTCGTCGGAGCCGGCCGCAGCGAAGTCGCCCGCGCCGTCTTCGGCGTCGACCGGTTCGACGGCGGCGAGGTCGAAGTGCTCGGGCGCACACTCGAACCGGGCGCACCGAGCCTCGCCATGCGCGCCGGCCTCGCCCTCGTCCCCGAGGACCGGCGCGCCCAGGGCCTGGTGATGGACATGTCCATCGAACGGAACATCGGCCTCACCGGCTTCGCCGACACCAGCCGGGCCGGCCTCATGAACCGCGGGGCCGAACGCAGCCGCGCCCTCGACTGGTCGGTCAGGCTCCAGGTCAAGTACGCCGGGCTCGGCGACGTCGTCGGCACACTCTCCGGCGGGAACCAGCAGAAGGTGGTCCTGGCGAAGTGGCTCGCCACCGCCCCACAGGTGCTGATCGTCGACGAGCCGACCCGGGGCATCGACGTCGGGACGAAGGCCGAGGTACACCGCCTCCTGTCCGCGCTCGCCGCCGACGGCGTCGCCGTCCTGATGATCTCCTCCGACCTCCCGGAGATCCTCGGCATGGCCGACCGGGTGCTCGTGATGTACGAGGGCCGGCTCACCGCGGAGCTGCCGCGGGCCCAGGCGAACGAGGAGAGCGTGATGGCCGCGGCCACCGGCCGCACAGCCCCCGGAGGGAAAGCGGTATGA
- a CDS encoding ABC transporter permease, which translates to MPEPTHTSLATRLSGSVRWDTTVGALLIVLLLCSFSFVDNFGNALNVSFLIGNTLPIALIALPMTMLVVSGEVDLSVGSTVGLSSAVMGSLWNNGMAIETIIPLCLLLGLVCGLVNGLLVTRLGLPSLAVTIGTMAAYRGIAQIVLGSDSVTDFPGQYLDFGAGRFGDTFIPYAALPLVILFAIAVVVLHGSRLGRSLFAIGAGEEAARFSGIRVKRLKLSMFVTTGALSALTGVFWTLHYASARYDNATGLELSVIAAVLLGGIDFDGGKGTLGGAIAGVFLLGTLQNVMSLLNVSAQSQILVTGVLLVISVLAPRIGRQMATARARRKSAAAPPAVPAAP; encoded by the coding sequence ATGCCTGAGCCCACCCACACCTCCCTCGCCACCCGCCTCAGCGGATCCGTGCGCTGGGACACCACGGTCGGAGCCCTGCTGATCGTCCTGCTGCTCTGCTCGTTCTCGTTCGTCGACAACTTCGGCAACGCGCTCAACGTCTCGTTCCTCATCGGCAACACCCTGCCGATCGCCCTCATCGCCCTGCCCATGACGATGCTCGTCGTCTCCGGCGAGGTCGACCTCTCCGTGGGCTCCACCGTCGGCCTCTCCAGCGCGGTGATGGGCTCGCTCTGGAACAACGGCATGGCCATCGAGACGATCATCCCGCTGTGCCTGCTGCTCGGCCTCGTCTGCGGCCTCGTCAACGGACTGCTCGTGACCCGCCTGGGACTGCCCTCCCTCGCCGTCACCATCGGCACCATGGCCGCCTACCGGGGCATCGCCCAGATCGTCCTCGGCTCCGACTCCGTCACCGACTTCCCCGGCCAGTACCTCGACTTCGGAGCCGGCCGGTTCGGCGACACATTCATCCCGTACGCCGCGCTGCCCCTGGTGATCCTGTTCGCCATCGCGGTCGTCGTACTGCATGGCAGCCGCCTGGGCCGCTCCCTGTTCGCCATCGGGGCCGGAGAGGAGGCCGCCCGCTTCTCCGGCATCCGCGTCAAGCGCCTCAAGCTCTCCATGTTCGTGACGACGGGCGCGCTGTCCGCGCTCACCGGCGTCTTCTGGACCCTGCACTACGCCAGCGCCCGCTACGACAACGCCACCGGCCTGGAGCTGTCCGTCATCGCGGCCGTCCTGCTCGGCGGCATCGACTTCGACGGCGGCAAGGGAACCCTCGGCGGCGCGATCGCCGGAGTGTTCCTGCTCGGCACACTGCAGAACGTGATGAGCCTCCTCAACGTCTCCGCCCAGTCCCAGATCCTCGTCACCGGCGTCCTGCTTGTCATCTCGGTCCTCGCACCGCGCATCGGCCGGCAGATGGCCACGGCCAGAGCCCGCAGGAAGAGCGCGGCCGCACCACCAGCGGTCCCGGCCGCGCCCTGA
- the rhaS gene encoding rhamnose ABC transporter substrate-binding protein has product MNRTVTVRTRRLTLAVAVAVALATAATACGGTTKSDTRKEDGKPAAVGTADPNAPLKKGLTVAFLPKQVNNPYFTTADAAGKKALQELGSAYKEAGTSSGTDTAGQVSYVNTLTQQQVDAIAVSAQDPGALCTALKQAMKNGVSVVTYDSDTKTDCRNIFVSQASAEDLGRSQVQLLAKQIGNKGEIAILSAAQTATNQNTWIDYMKDELKKPAYKDIKLVKTAYGDDDAQKSFQQTQGLLQEHPNLKGIISPTTVGIKAAAQYLSGSKYKGKVELTGLGTPNDMRAYVKNGTVNAFELWDPAKLGALAAHTAVALESGRITGREGEKFEAGELGEFTIGKDSVVSLSTPTVFDKKNIDDFDF; this is encoded by the coding sequence ATGAACCGGACCGTCACCGTCAGGACCCGGCGCCTCACCCTCGCCGTCGCGGTAGCCGTCGCCCTCGCCACCGCGGCCACCGCCTGCGGCGGCACCACCAAGAGCGACACCCGGAAGGAGGACGGCAAACCGGCGGCCGTCGGCACCGCCGACCCGAACGCCCCCCTCAAGAAGGGCCTCACCGTCGCGTTCCTGCCCAAGCAGGTGAACAACCCGTACTTCACCACGGCGGACGCCGCAGGCAAGAAGGCCCTCCAGGAGCTCGGCTCGGCGTACAAGGAAGCCGGCACCAGCAGCGGCACCGACACCGCCGGGCAGGTCTCCTACGTCAACACCCTCACCCAGCAGCAGGTCGACGCCATCGCCGTGTCCGCCCAGGACCCCGGCGCACTGTGCACCGCACTCAAGCAGGCCATGAAGAACGGCGTCAGCGTCGTCACCTACGACTCCGACACCAAGACCGACTGCCGCAACATCTTCGTCTCCCAGGCATCCGCCGAAGACCTCGGCCGCTCCCAGGTACAGCTGCTGGCGAAGCAGATCGGCAACAAGGGCGAGATCGCGATCCTCTCGGCGGCCCAGACGGCCACCAACCAGAACACCTGGATCGACTACATGAAGGACGAGCTGAAGAAACCTGCATACAAGGACATCAAGCTCGTCAAGACCGCCTACGGGGACGACGACGCCCAGAAGTCGTTCCAGCAGACCCAGGGCCTGCTCCAGGAACACCCGAACCTGAAGGGGATCATCTCCCCGACCACCGTCGGCATCAAGGCGGCAGCCCAGTACCTGTCCGGCTCCAAGTACAAGGGCAAGGTCGAACTGACGGGCCTCGGCACCCCCAACGACATGCGCGCCTACGTCAAGAACGGCACGGTGAACGCCTTCGAGCTGTGGGACCCCGCCAAGCTCGGCGCACTCGCCGCCCACACCGCCGTCGCCCTGGAGTCGGGCCGCATCACCGGCAGGGAGGGCGAGAAGTTCGAGGCCGGCGAGCTCGGCGAGTTCACCATCGGCAAGGACAGCGTCGTATCCCTCTCCACGCCGACCGTCTTCGACAAGAAGAACATCGACGACTTCGACTTCTGA
- a CDS encoding ABC transporter permease has protein sequence MTVTTQPADRGPAPEGEAGRRLIDHVFKAREVAVVGVLVVMLAVTQLTNTEFLSEQGVKDLLLNATILVLVATGQAVVVITRNVDLSVGSVLGISAFAAGDYLQSGGSPLVAVLYAVAVGAVFGVLNGALVSLGKVPALVVTLGTLYVVRGIDSIWVGSHQIVAADLPATFVDFGHDGLWIVPYLALLALAVLLCVGFYLRHYRTGRDLYALGSSPEAAVLAGIRVRKRVMTAYVLCGALAGLAGALYLARFGNVDSATGSGYELTVVSAVVVGGVAFTGGSGTVYGAALGALLLTSINSVLPAIGVSSVWVTAINGILLLLAIAVDRILALRVAAVLRKQAARMRSARHA, from the coding sequence ATGACCGTCACCACGCAGCCGGCGGACCGTGGACCCGCTCCCGAGGGCGAAGCCGGCAGGCGCCTCATCGACCACGTGTTCAAGGCCCGCGAGGTCGCCGTCGTCGGCGTCCTCGTGGTGATGCTCGCCGTCACCCAGCTGACCAACACCGAGTTCCTCTCCGAACAGGGCGTCAAGGACCTCCTCCTCAACGCCACCATCCTCGTCCTCGTCGCGACCGGCCAAGCCGTCGTCGTCATCACCCGAAACGTCGACCTCTCGGTCGGCTCCGTCCTCGGGATCTCCGCGTTCGCCGCGGGCGACTACCTCCAGAGCGGCGGCAGCCCACTCGTCGCCGTCCTCTACGCGGTCGCCGTCGGAGCCGTCTTCGGGGTCCTCAACGGCGCCCTCGTCAGCCTCGGCAAAGTACCCGCCCTCGTCGTCACCCTCGGAACCCTCTACGTGGTCAGGGGCATCGACTCCATCTGGGTCGGCTCCCACCAGATCGTCGCCGCCGACCTGCCGGCCACCTTCGTCGACTTCGGACACGACGGCCTGTGGATCGTCCCCTACCTGGCGCTCCTCGCCCTCGCCGTACTCCTCTGCGTCGGCTTCTACCTGCGCCACTACCGCACCGGACGCGACCTGTACGCCCTCGGCTCCAGCCCCGAAGCCGCCGTCCTCGCCGGCATCCGGGTCCGCAAACGCGTCATGACCGCCTACGTCCTGTGCGGTGCCCTGGCCGGACTCGCCGGCGCGCTCTACCTGGCCCGCTTCGGCAACGTCGACTCCGCCACCGGCAGCGGCTACGAACTCACGGTCGTCAGCGCCGTCGTGGTCGGAGGCGTCGCCTTCACCGGCGGCTCCGGCACCGTCTACGGAGCAGCCCTCGGCGCCCTGCTGCTGACCTCCATCAACAGCGTCCTGCCGGCCATCGGCGTCAGCTCCGTCTGGGTCACCGCCATCAACGGAATCCTGCTGCTCCTCGCCATCGCCGTCGACCGGATCCTCGCCCTGCGCGTCGCCGCAGTCCTCCGCAAGCAGGCCGCACGGATGAGGAGCGCCCGCCATGCCTGA
- a CDS encoding S1 RNA-binding domain-containing protein produces MGGDVLPYVYQVTKYDPADRDQHGRYTGVEPATSDHGPVETAYLQAIVAFAEESGVEQLSVREPEIGGFAHFGLEPPIDGYGLADVFPAGLTGFHDGALVPMAAGLELVRAMLRDHGAWCRLEAEGAFTVHVGWDQYLYIGSSRPCEAALARTRSLGLFPERLHASPYDFAPDDPHHLQRPADADFWARLRWTVSSHRATFLEETYAGNASRWHRLTRDNIEAVRSQLAPRAQLAVWPDLLTGVDAAMDSLPEEGLVEILWEDEDGWITSMVVDETRFEAAASRITGARAAGVVSLATDERHPLFTAVLPDSDGVLRARRQTEPTPSDRDWAFLKTLRRGQVVTGTVTLIADFGVTFVDIGGFTAMINIPELSWHPINYPSDVVSVGQEITAEVLDVDMVRERVPLSLRALQEDPWPRIAQRIGRVVTGPVTRIVPFGVFVRVEDREDGFEGLVHNSELNESSEKGIEVGDALTVKIIGVDIARRRIALSQVQARTTLRQGGSGDGSV; encoded by the coding sequence GTGGGCGGTGACGTGCTGCCCTACGTCTATCAGGTCACCAAGTACGATCCTGCCGACCGCGATCAGCACGGCCGGTACACCGGCGTCGAGCCTGCGACCAGTGACCACGGACCGGTCGAAACCGCATACCTCCAGGCCATCGTCGCCTTCGCCGAAGAATCCGGTGTCGAGCAGTTGTCCGTCCGTGAGCCAGAGATCGGCGGATTCGCCCACTTCGGCCTGGAGCCACCGATCGACGGCTACGGCCTGGCCGACGTATTTCCTGCGGGCCTCACCGGGTTCCACGACGGTGCCCTGGTACCAATGGCCGCCGGCCTGGAACTCGTCCGGGCCATGCTCCGCGACCACGGCGCCTGGTGCCGGCTGGAGGCCGAGGGAGCATTCACCGTGCACGTCGGCTGGGACCAGTACCTCTACATCGGCAGCAGCCGCCCTTGCGAAGCGGCGCTGGCCCGCACCCGCTCGCTCGGGCTCTTCCCGGAACGCCTGCACGCGTCGCCGTACGACTTCGCCCCCGATGACCCACATCACCTACAGCGCCCGGCCGACGCCGACTTCTGGGCACGCCTGCGGTGGACGGTCAGCAGCCACCGCGCCACGTTCCTGGAGGAGACCTACGCCGGGAACGCCTCCCGCTGGCACCGCCTCACCCGCGACAACATCGAGGCAGTGCGCTCCCAGCTGGCCCCTCGCGCCCAACTGGCCGTCTGGCCGGACCTGCTCACCGGCGTGGACGCGGCCATGGACTCTCTGCCCGAGGAGGGGCTGGTGGAAATCCTCTGGGAGGACGAGGACGGGTGGATCACCAGCATGGTCGTGGACGAGACCCGATTCGAGGCAGCGGCCTCCCGGATCACCGGCGCGCGTGCCGCCGGCGTCGTATCCCTGGCCACCGATGAGCGGCATCCGCTGTTCACCGCTGTACTGCCCGACAGCGACGGCGTTCTCCGTGCACGCCGGCAGACCGAACCAACGCCCAGCGACCGGGACTGGGCGTTCCTGAAGACCCTGCGGCGCGGCCAGGTCGTCACCGGCACGGTCACACTCATCGCCGACTTCGGCGTCACGTTCGTGGACATCGGCGGCTTCACCGCGATGATCAACATTCCGGAACTGTCCTGGCATCCGATCAACTACCCGTCCGACGTCGTCAGCGTCGGCCAGGAGATCACAGCCGAGGTACTCGACGTCGACATGGTCCGGGAACGAGTGCCGCTTTCGCTCCGAGCGCTGCAGGAAGACCCGTGGCCGCGGATCGCACAGCGAATCGGGCGGGTGGTCACCGGGCCGGTCACCCGGATCGTCCCGTTCGGCGTCTTCGTCCGCGTCGAAGACCGGGAGGACGGCTTCGAGGGGCTGGTGCACAACAGCGAGCTGAATGAGTCGTCCGAGAAGGGCATCGAGGTCGGTGACGCCCTCACTGTGAAGATCATTGGGGTCGATATAGCGCGCCGCCGCATTGCCTTGTCGCAGGTCCAGGCCCGGACCACCCTGCGTCAGGGCGGCAGTGGGGACGGATCGGTATGA